A section of the Polyangium spumosum genome encodes:
- a CDS encoding DUF2804 domain-containing protein, with translation MQIHRAPPEAILDPTTQRPRFGTYAGGLPPVAFGAAAKNPFTRLRREKRWFYVTLASDELICAVAIIRLGYASNAFAFVVDRREGRAVCDETTMGPPFTAFIGDSGGEGCLASYHLGSSHLSVSRPIGQSDYVVDVRMQNFELQARLGTTNAPPALGVVAALREDLFSTTEKRALLSVDGTLVAGGRRYTLEHALAGYDFTAGLLERHTAWRWGFGLGRTSDGKPIALNLTEGFVGDRECVAWIDGEIVPLSAVRFSFDRERPLSDWQVRAPDEGVDLRFSPSGLHAERHDLGIVRSRFLQLAGEFSGRILVPGREPITIERLAGVTEDQDTYW, from the coding sequence ATGCAGATCCACCGTGCTCCGCCCGAAGCGATCCTCGACCCGACCACCCAGAGGCCCCGGTTCGGCACGTACGCCGGGGGCCTGCCGCCCGTCGCCTTCGGGGCCGCCGCGAAGAACCCGTTCACCCGCCTGCGCCGCGAAAAGCGCTGGTTTTACGTGACCCTCGCCTCGGACGAGCTCATCTGCGCCGTCGCCATCATCCGCCTCGGCTACGCCTCCAACGCCTTCGCCTTCGTCGTCGATCGTCGCGAGGGCCGCGCCGTCTGCGACGAGACCACCATGGGCCCGCCTTTTACGGCCTTCATCGGCGACAGCGGCGGCGAGGGCTGCCTCGCCTCCTACCACCTCGGCAGCAGCCACCTCTCCGTCTCGCGGCCGATCGGACAGAGCGATTACGTTGTCGATGTACGAATGCAAAATTTCGAGCTCCAGGCGCGGCTCGGCACCACGAACGCTCCGCCTGCGCTCGGCGTCGTCGCGGCGCTTCGCGAGGACCTGTTCTCGACCACGGAGAAACGCGCGCTCCTCTCGGTCGACGGAACCCTCGTCGCCGGAGGCCGCAGGTACACGCTCGAGCACGCGCTCGCCGGCTACGACTTCACGGCGGGGCTGCTCGAGCGGCACACCGCGTGGCGCTGGGGCTTCGGCCTCGGCCGCACGTCGGACGGCAAGCCCATCGCCTTGAACCTCACCGAAGGGTTCGTCGGTGATCGCGAGTGTGTCGCGTGGATCGACGGCGAGATCGTGCCGCTCTCCGCCGTCCGTTTTTCCTTCGACCGCGAACGACCTCTGTCCGACTGGCAGGTCCGCGCGCCCGACGAGGGCGTCGATCTGCGCTTCTCACCGAGCGGCCTCCACGCCGAGCGCCACGACCTCGGCATCGTCCGCTCGCGTTTCCTCCAGCTCGCGGGCGAGTTCTCGGGGCGGATCCTGGTCCCGGGCCGCGAGCCGATCACGATCGAGCGGCTCGCGGGCGTCACCGAGGATCAGGACACGTACTGGTGA
- a CDS encoding NUDIX hydrolase, which translates to MGPLSYLPRSVLGVAQEIVRHLLKRPVVGVAVAARTEDGRWLLIRRADTGTWALPGGTVEWGETLRTTVVRELDEEAGVDDVTIGEIVGVFSRPDRDLRFHAVTIVVSARVGEPKKPPKNRLEIREARLFVDDELPAPLAMGMDDILAAARRGEVVFE; encoded by the coding sequence ATGGGGCCCCTCTCGTACCTGCCGCGGTCGGTTCTCGGCGTGGCGCAAGAGATCGTGCGGCACCTCCTCAAGCGGCCCGTGGTCGGCGTGGCCGTGGCCGCCCGGACGGAGGACGGCAGGTGGCTGCTCATCCGGCGCGCCGACACGGGGACCTGGGCGCTGCCCGGAGGCACGGTCGAGTGGGGCGAGACACTGCGAACGACGGTCGTGCGCGAGCTCGACGAGGAAGCGGGCGTCGACGACGTCACGATCGGCGAGATCGTCGGCGTGTTCTCGCGGCCGGATCGCGACCTTCGGTTCCACGCCGTGACGATCGTGGTCTCGGCGCGTGTGGGCGAGCCGAAGAAGCCGCCGAAGAACCGGCTGGAGATCCGCGAGGCGCGGCTGTTCGTGGACGACGAGCTGCCCGCGCCGCTCGCGATGGGGATGGACGACATACTCGCCGCCGCGCGCCGCGGCGAGGTGGTGTTCGAGTGA
- the ligA gene encoding NAD-dependent DNA ligase LigA, which yields MTHLHHGWDKQPDPAVRARIDELAERIERYRASYYAGKPDISDAAYDALEDELRDLDPTHPALARVGAPVTVTEWEKARHEIPMGSLNKVVNEAELEAWAARCDELVVKEGGEAISDDLFVAEKLDGISIEVIYRDGKYADAITRGDGIMGERISPNVARMRGVPQRLKEKLTLSVRGEIILKLSDMKKSFPGVANPRNAAAGTSKRFDGQGCEHLTVLFYDVADHLDVTTEEQKITFLRKQGFGTPWTAKGTLKDVLGFYRKYSSEIRAGLDYEIDGLVVRANSTASQTLLGEVNRRPRGAIAFKFASQAKVSKVVEILWDTGPSGRVTPVAIVEPVELAGAVVQRASLHNMSNVRALGIGVGDEVLVSRRNDVIPYVEEVVEKGGKTEQPPTKCRRCAAELVTSGEYLLCRNQECPALVEGRIHNWIDAIGALEWGDKLIEQLVEAKLVKEPGDLYKLKPKQIADLERRGDKIAKKVLDELTSRLPLTLPVFLAALGIEGFAIQTARLLVSAGYTTIEKLLAATEADLAGISGLGPIKAGMIVRGLQGRKAEIERLIAQGIVPVTQEQEGPLAGMSFCFTGALSRPRGEMTNLVESNGGRVLSGVTKELQYLVSAEADSGSSKAQKAKKYGTVLLDEAGFVKLLQDKGVKVS from the coding sequence ATGACGCACCTGCACCACGGCTGGGACAAACAGCCGGATCCGGCCGTGCGAGCGCGGATCGACGAGCTCGCCGAGCGCATCGAGCGTTACCGCGCGAGTTATTACGCCGGCAAACCCGACATCTCGGACGCCGCCTACGACGCGCTCGAGGACGAGCTGCGCGACCTCGACCCGACGCACCCGGCGCTGGCCCGCGTCGGCGCCCCCGTGACCGTGACCGAGTGGGAAAAAGCTCGGCACGAGATCCCCATGGGCTCGCTGAACAAGGTCGTGAACGAGGCCGAGCTCGAGGCCTGGGCCGCGCGCTGCGACGAGCTCGTGGTGAAGGAAGGCGGCGAGGCGATCTCGGACGACCTCTTCGTCGCGGAGAAGCTCGACGGGATCTCGATCGAGGTGATCTACCGCGACGGCAAGTACGCCGACGCGATCACGCGCGGCGACGGGATCATGGGCGAGCGCATCTCGCCGAACGTGGCCCGCATGCGCGGCGTGCCGCAGAGGCTGAAGGAGAAGCTCACGCTGAGCGTGCGCGGCGAGATCATCCTCAAGCTGTCGGACATGAAGAAGTCGTTCCCGGGCGTGGCGAACCCGCGCAACGCCGCCGCAGGGACGTCGAAGCGCTTCGACGGCCAGGGCTGCGAGCACCTCACGGTGCTGTTCTACGACGTGGCCGATCACCTCGACGTCACGACCGAAGAGCAGAAGATCACGTTCCTGCGCAAGCAGGGCTTCGGCACGCCGTGGACCGCGAAGGGCACGCTGAAGGACGTGCTCGGGTTCTACCGGAAGTACTCGTCGGAGATCCGCGCGGGGCTCGACTACGAGATCGACGGGCTCGTGGTGCGGGCGAACTCGACGGCCTCGCAGACGTTGCTCGGCGAGGTGAACCGGCGGCCGCGCGGGGCGATCGCGTTCAAGTTCGCGTCGCAGGCGAAGGTGTCGAAGGTGGTGGAGATCCTCTGGGACACGGGGCCGAGCGGGCGCGTGACGCCCGTCGCGATCGTGGAGCCGGTGGAGCTCGCGGGCGCGGTCGTGCAGCGCGCGAGCCTGCACAACATGAGCAACGTGCGCGCGCTCGGGATCGGCGTGGGCGACGAGGTGCTGGTGTCGCGCCGGAACGACGTGATCCCGTACGTCGAAGAGGTGGTCGAGAAGGGCGGCAAGACGGAGCAACCTCCGACGAAATGCCGTCGCTGCGCGGCGGAGCTCGTGACGAGCGGCGAGTACCTGCTCTGCAGGAACCAGGAGTGCCCCGCCCTCGTCGAGGGCCGGATCCACAACTGGATCGACGCGATCGGCGCGCTCGAGTGGGGCGACAAGCTGATCGAGCAGCTCGTCGAGGCGAAGCTCGTGAAGGAGCCGGGGGATCTGTACAAGCTGAAGCCGAAGCAGATCGCGGACCTCGAGCGGCGCGGCGACAAGATCGCGAAGAAGGTGCTCGACGAGCTCACGAGCCGCCTGCCGCTGACGCTGCCCGTGTTCCTGGCCGCGCTCGGCATCGAGGGGTTCGCCATCCAGACGGCGCGCCTGCTCGTGTCGGCGGGGTACACGACGATCGAGAAGTTGCTCGCGGCGACGGAGGCGGACCTCGCGGGGATCTCGGGGCTCGGTCCGATCAAGGCGGGCATGATCGTGCGCGGGCTGCAGGGCCGCAAAGCCGAGATCGAGCGGCTGATCGCGCAGGGCATCGTGCCCGTGACGCAGGAGCAGGAGGGGCCGCTCGCGGGGATGTCGTTCTGCTTCACGGGCGCGCTCAGCCGTCCGCGCGGCGAGATGACGAACCTCGTCGAGTCGAACGGCGGGCGCGTGCTCTCGGGCGTGACGAAGGAGCTTCAGTACCTCGTCAGCGCCGAGGCCGACTCGGGATCGAGCAAGGCGCAGAAGGCGAAGAAATACGGGACGGTGCTCCTCGACGAGGCCGGCTTCGTGAAGCTCCTGCAAGACAAGGGCGTGAAGGTCTCCTGA
- a CDS encoding carbon-nitrogen hydrolase family protein: MREPVVVAAVQMNSQADLAENLGRAERLVAEAAARGAQIVVLPENFAFMGGDDDERLRVAEDLDAHEGGRIRSFLAENATKHGLWILAGGLPERSPDPKRVHNTCAVVAPSGEIVARYRKIHMFDVEVGDGQRYRESASCMPGEQPVVVEARGARIGLSICYDLRFPELYRELVSRGAEALIVPAAFTLATGKDHWHVLLRARAIESQCYVIAAAQWGIHPKGRRTYGKSCIVDPWGEVVAQASEGEGVVVATLDPRYLEQVRASLPSLQHQRIGAASRKA, translated from the coding sequence ATGCGTGAGCCTGTCGTCGTCGCTGCCGTGCAGATGAACAGCCAGGCGGACCTCGCCGAGAACCTCGGCCGCGCCGAGCGCCTCGTGGCCGAGGCCGCCGCCCGCGGCGCGCAGATCGTGGTCCTGCCCGAGAACTTCGCCTTCATGGGCGGGGACGACGACGAGCGGCTCCGCGTCGCCGAGGATCTCGACGCCCACGAGGGAGGCCGGATCCGCAGCTTCCTCGCGGAGAACGCCACGAAGCACGGCCTCTGGATCCTCGCAGGTGGCCTGCCCGAGCGCTCGCCCGATCCGAAGCGCGTCCACAACACCTGCGCCGTCGTCGCGCCGTCAGGCGAGATCGTCGCGCGCTACCGCAAGATCCACATGTTCGACGTCGAGGTCGGCGACGGCCAGCGCTACCGCGAGTCGGCGTCGTGTATGCCCGGCGAGCAGCCCGTCGTCGTCGAGGCACGAGGGGCGCGGATCGGCCTGTCGATCTGCTACGACCTGCGCTTCCCGGAGCTCTACCGCGAGCTCGTCTCGCGCGGCGCCGAGGCGCTCATCGTGCCGGCAGCGTTCACGCTCGCGACAGGCAAGGATCACTGGCACGTGCTGCTTCGAGCGAGGGCGATCGAATCGCAGTGTTACGTGATCGCAGCGGCGCAGTGGGGCATCCACCCGAAGGGGCGCAGGACCTACGGGAAGTCGTGCATCGTGGACCCGTGGGGCGAGGTCGTGGCGCAAGCATCGGAGGGGGAAGGGGTCGTCGTGGCCACGCTCGATCCGCGCTACCTCGAGCAAGTCCGCGCGAGCTTGCCGTCGCTCCAGCACCAGAGGATCGGCGCGGCGTCGCGCAAAGCTTGA
- the pruA gene encoding L-glutamate gamma-semialdehyde dehydrogenase — translation MQAAIVNTPLPVNEPVRSYAPGTPERADLKAALARMSGETIEIPMVIGGREVRTGNLVDVRAPHKRSLLLARAHEGGREHVAQAIDAALATQKVWGEMPWTARAAVFLRAAELLATRYRPLLNAATMLGQSKTAYQAEIDAACELIDFLRFNVAYARQIATEQPQSSPGTWNVMEPRPLEGFVFAATPFNFTAIAANLPTAPAIMGNTVVWKPSANALLSAHWIMTLLREAGLPDGVINLVMGDPAEVTTQCFEHPSLAGVHFTGSTPVFRWMWRKVGENIDRYRTYPRLVGETGGKDFVFAHASADPTALAVALVRGAFEYQGQKCSAASRAYVPKSMWPALKERIVELTRMIRVGDVADFRNFMGAVIDGKAYTRITSAVEDARRGGHARLICGGEWSDAEGFFIEPTVMETDDPKHTLMETELFGPVLTVWPYEDGKEDEALALCDETSPYGLTGAVFARDRVFVEKASNALRRAAGNFYVNDKPTGAVVGQQPFGGGRASGTNDKAGSVLNLLRWTSPRVIKENFEPPRAVPYPFQSEP, via the coding sequence ATGCAGGCCGCGATCGTGAACACGCCCCTTCCCGTCAACGAGCCGGTGCGTTCGTACGCTCCAGGTACGCCCGAGCGCGCGGATCTCAAGGCCGCACTCGCGCGCATGTCCGGCGAGACGATCGAGATCCCGATGGTGATCGGCGGTCGCGAGGTCCGCACGGGCAACTTGGTCGACGTGCGCGCGCCGCACAAGCGGAGCCTCCTGCTCGCGCGGGCGCACGAGGGAGGGCGCGAGCACGTGGCGCAGGCGATCGACGCCGCGCTCGCCACGCAGAAGGTCTGGGGCGAGATGCCGTGGACGGCGCGCGCGGCGGTGTTCCTGCGCGCGGCGGAGCTGCTCGCGACGCGCTACCGGCCGCTGCTCAACGCGGCGACGATGCTCGGACAGAGCAAGACCGCGTATCAGGCGGAGATCGACGCGGCCTGCGAGCTCATCGACTTCCTGCGCTTCAACGTGGCCTACGCGCGTCAGATCGCGACGGAGCAACCCCAGAGCTCGCCCGGGACGTGGAACGTGATGGAGCCGCGGCCGCTCGAAGGGTTCGTCTTCGCGGCGACGCCGTTCAACTTCACGGCCATCGCGGCGAACCTGCCCACGGCGCCGGCGATCATGGGCAACACCGTGGTGTGGAAGCCGTCGGCGAACGCGCTGCTCTCGGCGCACTGGATCATGACGCTGCTCCGCGAGGCGGGCCTGCCCGACGGCGTGATAAACCTCGTGATGGGCGATCCGGCCGAGGTGACGACGCAGTGTTTCGAGCACCCGAGCCTCGCGGGCGTGCACTTCACGGGCTCGACGCCGGTGTTCCGGTGGATGTGGCGGAAGGTCGGCGAGAACATCGATCGGTACCGGACGTACCCGCGCCTCGTGGGCGAGACGGGCGGCAAGGATTTCGTCTTCGCGCACGCGAGCGCGGATCCGACGGCGCTCGCCGTCGCGCTCGTGCGAGGCGCGTTCGAGTACCAGGGGCAGAAGTGTTCGGCGGCGTCACGCGCGTACGTGCCGAAGTCGATGTGGCCGGCGCTGAAGGAGCGGATCGTCGAGCTCACGCGGATGATCCGCGTCGGCGACGTCGCGGACTTCCGGAACTTCATGGGCGCCGTGATCGACGGCAAGGCCTACACGCGGATCACGAGCGCGGTGGAAGACGCGCGCCGAGGCGGCCACGCGCGGCTGATCTGCGGCGGCGAGTGGAGCGACGCGGAGGGCTTCTTCATCGAGCCGACGGTGATGGAGACGGACGATCCGAAGCACACGCTCATGGAGACGGAGCTCTTCGGCCCGGTGCTCACGGTGTGGCCCTACGAGGACGGCAAGGAAGACGAGGCGCTCGCGCTCTGCGACGAGACGAGCCCGTACGGGCTGACGGGCGCGGTCTTCGCGCGGGATCGAGTGTTCGTCGAGAAGGCGAGCAACGCGCTCCGCCGCGCAGCCGGCAACTTCTACGTGAACGACAAACCCACGGGCGCAGTGGTCGGGCAGCAGCCGTTCGGCGGCGGGCGCGCATCGGGGACGAACGACAAGGCGGGCAGCGTGCTGAACCTGCTGCGCTGGACGTCGCCGCGCGTGATCAAAGAGAACTTCGAGCCGCCGCGCGCCGTGCCGTATCCGTTCCAGTCCGAGCCGTGA
- a CDS encoding DNA gyrase/topoisomerase IV subunit B — MATATPQPTSGSRYTAKDIEVLEGLEPVRKRPAMYIGGTDTRGYHHLLWEIVDNAVDEAINGHAKRIEVTLDADHRGATITDDGRGIPVDVHPKYNRPALELILCTLHAGGKFASSNYKVSGGLHGVGSSVVNALSVELEVKVLRDGHEHVQAFSRGIPTGKLKRGAATRKHGTILHFRPDPEIFGDKASFDADTVKERLEAKAYLHGGLLIVFKDQATGEAIELVHPNGIADYLPKLVTQRGKPAVHTSMFHIAKDADNIRLEAALLWTESPDESLRSYVNGIPTHSGGSHESGFNTAIVKAVRAFIEAKKIQPKGVTLTAEDIREGIVGLLSIYIQEPQFQGQTKDRLNNPEAGPAVEGIVRPALEQWLLENGTAGEAIVMRAILAARAREARREATQQVVRKTAISHRLNLPGKLADCSSTDPNESELFIVEGDSAGGSAKQGRDRRTQAILPLRGKVLNAEQASTSKVLSNKELQDIVSALGCGFGKDFDASKLRYGRIFLLMDADSDGQHIATLLLTFFYRHLPGLIRGGHVYLAQPPLYRIDAGKETHWALDEKERDRILVKLPKGQKPEISRFKGLGEMPAEDLKATTLDPRRRRALRVVIEGELETDRILNELMGKDASARFRFIMDRAQTAEIDV; from the coding sequence ATGGCAACCGCTACCCCGCAGCCTACCTCCGGATCCCGCTACACCGCGAAGGACATCGAGGTCCTCGAGGGCCTCGAGCCCGTGCGCAAGCGCCCCGCGATGTACATCGGCGGGACCGACACGCGCGGCTACCACCACCTGCTCTGGGAGATCGTCGACAACGCGGTCGACGAGGCGATCAACGGCCACGCCAAGCGCATCGAGGTGACGCTCGACGCCGATCATCGCGGCGCGACGATCACCGACGACGGCCGCGGCATCCCGGTCGACGTGCACCCGAAGTACAACCGCCCCGCGCTGGAGCTCATCCTCTGCACGCTGCACGCGGGCGGCAAGTTCGCGAGCTCGAACTACAAGGTCTCCGGCGGCCTGCACGGCGTGGGTTCGAGCGTGGTGAACGCGCTCTCCGTCGAGCTCGAGGTGAAGGTCCTGCGCGACGGTCACGAGCACGTGCAGGCCTTCAGCCGAGGCATCCCCACGGGCAAACTCAAGCGCGGCGCCGCGACCCGCAAGCACGGCACGATCCTGCACTTCCGCCCCGACCCGGAGATCTTCGGCGACAAAGCGTCGTTCGACGCGGACACGGTCAAGGAGCGCCTCGAAGCGAAGGCCTACCTGCACGGCGGCCTGCTCATCGTCTTCAAGGACCAGGCGACGGGCGAGGCGATCGAGCTCGTCCACCCGAACGGCATCGCCGACTACCTGCCGAAGCTCGTCACGCAGCGGGGCAAGCCCGCCGTGCACACGTCGATGTTCCACATCGCGAAGGACGCCGACAACATCCGCCTCGAAGCGGCGCTGCTCTGGACCGAGTCGCCCGACGAGTCGTTGCGCTCCTACGTGAACGGCATCCCGACGCACTCCGGCGGCTCGCACGAGAGCGGCTTCAACACCGCGATCGTCAAGGCCGTACGCGCCTTCATCGAGGCCAAGAAGATCCAGCCGAAGGGCGTGACCCTCACGGCCGAGGACATCCGCGAGGGCATCGTCGGCCTCCTGTCGATCTACATCCAAGAGCCGCAGTTCCAGGGACAAACCAAGGACCGGCTGAACAACCCCGAGGCCGGCCCCGCCGTCGAAGGCATCGTGCGCCCCGCGCTCGAGCAATGGCTGCTCGAGAACGGCACGGCCGGCGAGGCGATCGTGATGCGCGCGATCCTCGCCGCCCGCGCCCGCGAAGCCCGCCGCGAAGCGACGCAGCAGGTCGTCCGCAAGACCGCGATCTCGCACCGCCTGAACCTGCCCGGCAAGCTCGCCGACTGCAGCTCGACCGACCCGAACGAGAGCGAGCTCTTCATCGTCGAGGGCGACAGCGCCGGCGGCTCCGCGAAACAAGGCCGCGACCGGCGCACGCAAGCGATCCTGCCCCTCCGCGGCAAGGTGCTGAACGCCGAGCAAGCCTCGACGTCGAAGGTGCTCTCGAACAAGGAGCTCCAGGACATCGTCAGCGCCCTCGGCTGCGGCTTCGGCAAGGACTTCGACGCCTCGAAGCTACGTTACGGCCGCATCTTCCTCCTGATGGACGCCGACAGCGACGGCCAGCACATCGCCACGCTGCTGCTCACGTTCTTCTACCGCCACCTGCCCGGCCTCATCCGCGGCGGCCACGTCTACCTCGCCCAACCCCCGCTCTACCGGATCGACGCCGGCAAAGAGACCCACTGGGCCCTCGACGAAAAAGAGCGCGACCGCATCCTCGTCAAGCTGCCCAAGGGCCAGAAGCCCGAAATCTCCCGCTTCAAGGGCCTCGGCGAGATGCCCGCCGAAGACCTCAAGGCCACGACCCTCGACCCCCGCCGCCGCCGCGCCCTGCGCGTCGTCATCGAAGGCGAGCTCGAGACCGACCGCATCCTGAACGAGCTGATGGGCAAAGACGCATCGGCACGCTTCCGGTTCATCATGGACCGAGCCCAGACGGCCGAAATCGACGTCTGA
- a CDS encoding helix-turn-helix domain-containing protein, translated as MSDALPLTMLNAPSAALHTSASPMPPFAVRQAPITQTLPRIPAPQPSQIIPKSTPERMRVARERIKAAAEAGQRIRSYEVALDLDLSEFHFARQFRAAFGRSPHVFYDEVRAQKARELLTEGMSEGDVARRIGFRRPAELRALLSKR; from the coding sequence GTGAGCGATGCGCTTCCTTTGACGATGCTGAACGCACCCTCCGCCGCCCTTCACACCTCGGCCTCGCCCATGCCGCCATTTGCGGTCCGCCAGGCCCCCATCACCCAGACGCTGCCCCGCATCCCCGCGCCGCAGCCGTCGCAAATCATCCCGAAGAGCACGCCCGAGCGCATGCGCGTGGCCCGCGAGCGCATCAAAGCCGCCGCAGAAGCCGGCCAACGCATCCGCTCGTACGAAGTCGCCCTGGACCTCGACCTGTCCGAGTTCCACTTCGCACGCCAGTTCCGCGCCGCCTTCGGCCGCTCCCCTCACGTCTTCTACGATGAGGTGCGCGCCCAGAAGGCCCGCGAGCTGCTCACCGAAGGCATGAGCGAAGGCGACGTCGCCCGCCGTATCGGATTCCGCAGGCCCGCCGAGCTGCGCGCTCTGCTGTCGAAGCGGTGA
- a CDS encoding M3 family metallopeptidase, whose translation MRTPSFPLVSLALVLLACGGSTPEAVTPPNADVVAADKAVETPAKTADTPPAPAPKPEFDPVAVGMTPDGARKLCDEHLAKAKSLAEEIKAQKGAPAEKLTFASTVGRFDDVILELMSAGEFPYLMGVAHPDAAVREAAKACEPKTDAFQTSLWLDADVASVIQAYAKKGEKLEGERARLLADVLRDFRRNGLELAADKQARLRELNAQITKKGQEFMSNIGASTEWIEVDPKELEGLPKEYVASHKANDKKKVRISTDYPDYFPFITYAKNRKLALELYVKFTNRGGKQNVRLLEELLALRTEKAKLLGYETWADYAIEPRMAKSRKNVREFLDNLSAALKDPVKSELEELKKEHVRLGGKKTDVLYPGDRYYLEDKVRKAKYNFDSQALSEYFEIGAVKKGLMDITARMYGLEYREVPANAWHPDVTAYEVWSKGEKIGKFYLDLYARADKYKHAAMFGVRTAKRLSDGTWQQPMAALVCNFPKTTGDQPGLMSHDEVTTFFHEFGHVLHQLLTRSELATYSGSNAVRDFVEAPSQMFEEWAWSREVLDTFAKHYKTGEKIPDAIFTSMTKARTFGLALATQRQLFLASLDQEMHARKAPFDTTKVVEEVQSKVDVFPYVKGTHFQSSFGHLIGYDAGYYGYQWALSLSRDVLTRFRKEGLLNTATAAAWRTEVLSKGGGEDERTMITRFLGRAPSHDAYFAYLKGKE comes from the coding sequence ATGCGCACCCCGAGCTTTCCCCTGGTCTCGCTGGCACTCGTCCTCCTCGCCTGCGGTGGCTCGACGCCGGAAGCCGTGACGCCCCCGAACGCGGACGTCGTCGCGGCTGACAAGGCCGTCGAAACGCCGGCAAAAACCGCGGATACGCCGCCCGCCCCCGCGCCGAAGCCGGAGTTCGATCCGGTCGCCGTCGGGATGACGCCGGACGGCGCACGCAAGCTCTGCGACGAGCACCTCGCGAAGGCGAAGTCACTCGCGGAAGAGATCAAGGCGCAGAAGGGCGCGCCAGCGGAAAAACTCACGTTCGCGTCGACGGTGGGCCGCTTCGACGACGTGATCCTCGAGCTCATGAGCGCGGGCGAGTTCCCGTATCTGATGGGCGTGGCGCACCCGGACGCGGCGGTGCGCGAGGCGGCGAAGGCGTGCGAGCCGAAGACGGACGCGTTCCAGACGTCGCTCTGGCTCGACGCGGACGTGGCCTCGGTGATCCAGGCCTACGCGAAGAAGGGCGAGAAGCTCGAAGGCGAGCGCGCGCGGCTGCTCGCGGACGTGCTGCGTGATTTCCGGCGCAACGGGCTGGAGCTCGCGGCGGACAAGCAGGCGCGGCTGCGCGAGCTCAACGCGCAGATCACCAAGAAGGGCCAGGAGTTCATGTCGAACATCGGCGCTTCGACCGAGTGGATCGAGGTCGATCCGAAGGAGCTCGAGGGCCTGCCGAAGGAGTACGTCGCGAGCCACAAGGCGAACGACAAGAAGAAGGTCCGCATCTCGACGGACTACCCGGACTACTTCCCGTTCATCACGTACGCGAAGAACCGCAAGCTCGCGCTCGAGCTCTACGTGAAGTTCACGAACCGCGGCGGCAAGCAGAACGTGCGCCTGCTCGAGGAGCTGCTCGCGCTGCGGACCGAGAAGGCGAAGCTGCTCGGCTACGAGACCTGGGCGGACTACGCGATCGAGCCGCGCATGGCGAAGAGCCGGAAGAACGTGCGCGAGTTCCTCGACAACCTCTCGGCCGCGCTGAAGGACCCGGTGAAGTCGGAGCTCGAGGAGCTCAAGAAGGAGCACGTGCGGCTCGGCGGGAAGAAGACGGACGTCCTCTACCCGGGCGATCGGTACTACCTCGAGGACAAGGTCCGGAAGGCCAAGTACAACTTCGACTCGCAAGCGCTCAGCGAGTACTTCGAGATCGGCGCGGTGAAGAAGGGCCTGATGGACATCACCGCGCGCATGTACGGGCTCGAGTACCGCGAGGTACCGGCGAACGCGTGGCACCCGGACGTGACCGCGTACGAGGTGTGGTCGAAGGGCGAGAAGATCGGGAAGTTCTACCTCGATCTGTATGCGCGGGCCGACAAGTACAAGCACGCGGCGATGTTCGGCGTGCGCACGGCGAAGCGCCTGTCCGACGGGACGTGGCAGCAGCCGATGGCGGCGCTCGTGTGCAACTTCCCGAAGACGACGGGTGATCAGCCGGGGCTGATGTCGCACGACGAGGTGACGACGTTCTTCCACGAGTTCGGCCACGTGTTGCACCAGCTCCTCACGCGCTCGGAGCTCGCGACGTACTCGGGCTCGAACGCGGTGCGCGACTTCGTGGAGGCGCCGTCGCAGATGTTCGAGGAGTGGGCGTGGTCGCGCGAGGTGCTCGACACGTTCGCGAAGCACTACAAGACGGGCGAGAAGATCCCGGACGCGATCTTCACGTCGATGACGAAGGCGCGCACGTTCGGGCTCGCGCTCGCGACGCAGCGGCAGCTCTTCCTGGCGTCGCTCGATCAGGAGATGCACGCGCGCAAGGCGCCGTTCGACACGACGAAGGTGGTGGAGGAGGTGCAGAGCAAGGTGGACGTGTTCCCGTACGTGAAGGGGACGCACTTCCAGTCGAGCTTCGGGCACCTCATCGGCTACGACGCGGGCTACTACGGCTACCAGTGGGCCCTGAGCCTCTCGCGCGACGTGCTCACGCGCTTCCGCAAGGAAGGCCTGCTCAACACGGCGACGGCCGCCGCCTGGAGGACCGAGGTGCTCTCGAAGGGCGGCGGCGAGGACGAGCGGACGATGATCACGCGCTTCCTCGGCCGCGCGCCGAGCCACGACGCGTACTTCGCCTACCTCAAGGGCAAAGAGTGA